One Bdellovibrio bacteriovorus str. Tiberius DNA segment encodes these proteins:
- a CDS encoding matrixin family metalloprotease encodes MFKWIVLSFTLLSLCACEKGPNLGPGDDDLLASENQADCGFVQNSYGQRVSWKSNIPVKLKLHSSYPAEYEDALNKAAQHWNDAAGMTLFTFSHVTDSQANAAAKDAKSTVHVLTAWPWQEAPKKNYQALTTLYWRSNQIYEADLILNDQFFNFFTYDTPSMGSGVHLESLMVHELGHVLGLKHRDNTIASVMWSILSSDTIRNTLTQADRDTIKCEY; translated from the coding sequence ATGTTCAAGTGGATCGTCCTTTCTTTCACCCTTCTATCTTTGTGCGCCTGCGAAAAAGGCCCCAATCTTGGGCCCGGCGACGACGATCTATTAGCCAGTGAAAATCAAGCCGACTGCGGATTCGTACAGAACTCTTACGGTCAGCGTGTTTCCTGGAAATCCAACATTCCGGTAAAATTAAAACTTCACAGCAGCTATCCGGCTGAATACGAAGATGCGCTTAACAAAGCCGCCCAGCACTGGAACGACGCTGCCGGGATGACTTTGTTCACCTTCAGTCACGTGACAGATTCCCAGGCCAACGCCGCCGCCAAGGATGCCAAAAGCACCGTACACGTCCTGACAGCGTGGCCCTGGCAGGAAGCTCCGAAAAAGAACTATCAGGCTTTAACGACCCTGTACTGGCGCTCGAACCAGATCTATGAAGCGGATCTGATTCTGAACGATCAGTTCTTTAACTTCTTTACTTACGACACCCCGTCTATGGGTTCGGGTGTGCATCTGGAAAGTTTGATGGTGCACGAACTGGGACATGTGTTGGGTCTCAAACACCGCGACAACACCATAGCCAGCGTTATGTGGAGTATTCTAAGTTCAGACACAATCCGCAACACCCTGACTCAGGCGGATCGTGATACAATAAAGTGCGAGTATTAA
- a CDS encoding outer membrane protein assembly factor BamE, with product MLRYAAIPLISLGLMLSACQTSMLKQFEEITPGMEKDDVLDLMGSPTQTQRFHGKDRWTYVFYDKRIKFVKEVQFFEGNAIYVGDIWQPPAEKNAVALDSLNDRKNREIDEQIARDVEGHRRSYDEYEKKSKGEDKVRYVPDFEPVR from the coding sequence ATGCTCCGATATGCGGCTATACCGTTGATTTCGCTTGGCCTGATGCTGTCTGCCTGCCAGACATCCATGCTGAAGCAGTTTGAAGAAATCACGCCAGGAATGGAAAAAGACGACGTTCTGGATCTGATGGGAAGCCCCACCCAAACTCAAAGATTTCATGGCAAAGACCGTTGGACTTATGTGTTCTATGATAAGCGCATCAAGTTTGTGAAAGAAGTGCAGTTCTTTGAAGGCAACGCCATCTATGTTGGTGATATCTGGCAGCCGCCGGCAGAAAAGAATGCCGTGGCTCTGGATTCATTGAACGATCGCAAGAACCGCGAGATCGACGAACAGATTGCCCGCGATGTTGAAGGTCACCGTCGTTCCTATGATGAGTATGAAAAGAAATCAAAGGGCGAGGACAAGGTTCGTTATGTTCCGGATTTCGAGCCGGTTCGTTAA